One genomic segment of Peribacillus sp. FSL H8-0477 includes these proteins:
- a CDS encoding Ig-like domain-containing protein: protein MKSVFIKAGLLTCLLVGIITQEASAESTLATKCSLFEKNTNPPFQQMNCLLTNAAIEADIPPEVVKAVAYQESGWSQFTKKNEPNISPDVGIGIMQVTDTENLDVEKLKYDITYNIEAGVKILNDKYAYDLPKIKGAGRHEIENWYFPIMAYNGTKAVNSPVYKSNGEKNTAAYQEEVFSIIEKASFLTGTKLASFPFESSDFVYESTDNIKFNKSVYTLNNLHTSVYFLKKGDKVVVTIDNSKLRGKPTTSSEVKNTALKDSILTINNDFSYDVKSTIENQFVWFPVKTAEGKSGYISSAYIKRWDASTAPSKPKVNKITDQDVVITGKASSNVKVIAKGTKIMGQKTAKNGIFKITIKKQPAGTKISIYAKDASGNISESTRMTVIDKTPPAKPSNNKATSKQVTGKSEKGATITIHKGKKQIGKGTVDKKGKFTVKIIKQKKGTLVNIVAKDNAGNKSNPSSVKVK, encoded by the coding sequence ATGAAATCAGTCTTTATAAAAGCAGGGTTGTTAACTTGCTTATTAGTGGGAATCATTACTCAAGAAGCATCTGCTGAGTCAACATTGGCTACTAAATGCTCATTATTCGAAAAAAATACGAATCCACCTTTTCAGCAAATGAACTGTTTACTAACCAATGCCGCAATAGAGGCGGATATTCCTCCTGAAGTGGTCAAAGCAGTAGCATACCAAGAAAGCGGCTGGAGCCAATTTACAAAGAAGAATGAGCCTAATATCTCTCCAGATGTCGGTATTGGAATTATGCAGGTTACCGACACTGAGAACCTGGATGTAGAAAAGTTGAAATACGATATTACATATAATATTGAAGCTGGCGTTAAAATCCTTAACGATAAATATGCCTATGACCTTCCTAAGATAAAAGGTGCAGGAAGACATGAGATAGAAAATTGGTATTTTCCTATTATGGCTTACAATGGGACAAAGGCTGTTAATAGTCCTGTATATAAAAGTAACGGAGAAAAAAACACAGCAGCTTATCAAGAAGAAGTTTTTTCTATAATCGAAAAAGCTAGCTTCCTAACTGGTACTAAATTGGCATCGTTTCCTTTTGAAAGTAGCGATTTTGTCTATGAATCTACTGACAATATTAAGTTTAATAAAAGTGTATATACACTGAATAACTTACATACATCTGTTTACTTTTTGAAAAAAGGAGATAAAGTCGTAGTTACAATAGATAATAGTAAACTTCGGGGTAAACCTACTACTTCGAGTGAAGTGAAAAATACAGCTCTAAAAGATTCAATATTGACGATCAACAATGATTTTTCCTATGATGTGAAATCAACAATTGAAAATCAATTTGTATGGTTTCCTGTAAAAACAGCAGAAGGAAAATCAGGATATATATCCTCGGCTTATATTAAAAGATGGGATGCTTCCACAGCTCCTAGTAAACCCAAAGTTAATAAAATAACTGATCAAGACGTTGTAATTACTGGGAAAGCATCTTCAAATGTTAAGGTCATTGCAAAAGGTACAAAAATAATGGGTCAGAAAACAGCCAAGAATGGGATATTTAAGATAACGATTAAAAAACAGCCTGCTGGTACAAAGATTTCTATCTATGCCAAAGATGCTTCAGGAAATATAAGTGAAAGCACACGAATGACTGTTATTGATAAAACTCCCCCGGCAAAACCGAGTAATAATAAGGCGACTAGTAAACAAGTAACGGGGAAGAGTGAAAAAGGTGCCACTATAACTATTCACAAAGGAAAAAAGCAAATTGGAAAAGGGACAGTAGATAAAAAAGGAAAATTTACCGTTAAAATCATAAAGCAAAAGAAGGGCACGCTGGTAAACATAGTTGCAAAAGATAATGCAGGCAATAAAAGTAATCCATCTTCGGTAAAAGTAAAATAA
- a CDS encoding spore germination protein — protein sequence MFGKKKQTAVRKPSISTPVSLDELKKSLANMSDAQIDIHETISGIKVNLIYIKSLIDNERLNEAIVRPLIHDRSISVNEAIFSSTKVKLFTMDEATVSLLNGDIILYEVITNQWWAVPLPSSLSRSIESSETETILYGAKDSFSEQIDQNLTLIRRRLPIIELKNESFKVGSLSKTTVVLLYIDGLTNPEFITNAKEEINKIDFDFFSDSSQISAFMENGNNSVFPQFQQTDRPDVCARALGLGQLIILVNNTPFALIAPVTVFDLFKSPEDYINRWVVASFLRVIRYMSFFLSIVLIPLYVALTTYHFQMIPLQMLFVLTESRSKLPFTPFWEAFIMLVILEIIKEASLRMPTKSGQTLGVIGGIVIGQASVEAGFASKILIVLVGIAAIASFLVPNYMLTKANTLIQFILLLMASQLGIIGIVIGLIGIIAHLNALTSLKQPYLAPLAPFYLKDWMDVFIRGPVDKEKERPEYLLPLKKWRTSRRN from the coding sequence ATGTTCGGCAAAAAGAAACAGACAGCTGTAAGAAAACCGTCTATCTCGACGCCTGTAAGTCTGGACGAGCTAAAAAAGTCTCTAGCTAATATGAGTGATGCACAGATTGATATACATGAAACAATAAGTGGGATAAAAGTAAATCTCATTTATATAAAGTCATTAATTGATAATGAGCGTTTAAATGAGGCGATTGTTAGACCATTGATTCATGATCGTTCAATTTCAGTAAATGAAGCAATCTTTTCTTCAACTAAAGTGAAGCTTTTTACCATGGATGAAGCAACAGTATCCTTACTAAATGGCGATATTATTTTATATGAAGTGATAACTAATCAGTGGTGGGCAGTGCCGCTGCCAAGTTCGCTTAGCCGTTCAATTGAATCTTCGGAGACAGAAACGATTTTATACGGTGCAAAAGACAGTTTTAGTGAACAGATTGATCAGAACTTAACCCTAATCCGCAGAAGACTACCAATTATCGAATTAAAAAATGAATCCTTTAAGGTTGGCTCTTTGAGTAAAACAACAGTGGTTTTATTATATATTGATGGGTTAACCAATCCTGAGTTCATTACGAATGCAAAAGAAGAGATAAACAAAATTGATTTTGATTTTTTTTCAGATTCATCTCAAATTTCTGCATTTATGGAAAATGGGAATAACAGTGTCTTCCCGCAATTTCAGCAAACGGATCGACCGGATGTTTGTGCCAGAGCTTTAGGGCTAGGACAGTTAATTATTTTGGTTAACAATACGCCATTTGCTTTAATTGCACCGGTTACCGTTTTCGATCTTTTTAAATCACCAGAGGACTATATTAATCGATGGGTCGTCGCCAGTTTTCTACGTGTGATTCGCTATATGAGTTTTTTTCTTTCGATTGTTTTAATTCCTTTATATGTAGCACTAACAACTTATCATTTTCAAATGATTCCATTGCAGATGTTATTTGTATTAACTGAATCTAGAAGTAAATTACCGTTTACCCCTTTTTGGGAAGCTTTTATCATGCTGGTAATCTTAGAAATCATTAAGGAAGCAAGTTTGAGAATGCCAACAAAATCGGGACAAACGCTGGGTGTTATTGGTGGTATCGTCATTGGACAAGCTTCGGTTGAGGCTGGGTTCGCCAGCAAAATACTCATTGTTTTGGTTGGGATTGCGGCGATTGCATCATTTTTAGTTCCTAACTACATGTTGACAAAAGCCAACACATTAATTCAATTTATTCTACTTTTAATGGCCTCCCAACTTGGGATTATAGGTATTGTTATAGGCCTTATAGGAATTATAGCGCATTTAAATGCACTGACTTCATTAAAGCAGCCTTACCTGGCACCACTAGCACCATTCTATCTAAAAGACTGGATGGATGTTTTCATCCGTGGACCTGTCGATAAAGAAAAAGAACGCCCTGAATATTTACTCCCTTTGAAGAAATGGCGTACTAGCCGGAGGAATTGA
- a CDS encoding GerAB/ArcD/ProY family transporter → MKPLSLFRKSKPLKAVTIFFLVNRFQVFFLLLVFPEYMASPHLIWLIIVLGLLSQGNLFILSKWLSTTYAAKGYLGFVDLFGEWKLRLFTAIALVPVLVKVSFLTINYVAVTRQYIFPSISPVWLIVVFLLISMYVAIKGMENTIRFSIITFFIVIWMILMFLPFFFPPNAAWFNLLPLTSTLSHQSWKGIMFIWASLSGPEYLICLVPWLKQDKKVGRYLTWANILTIGELLIVLITSLLFFGQNYLKLIKLPYIEMTRYLQSPVFERIDMVVISFYLFHFVFMIAILLLFFYGGVRIIFNKTNTKTTRKGFFLSTLLIAALILFLYQILWTYENQFKVFMNIDIWVSGFTYLFIPSFLVIYSKIKGGSRR, encoded by the coding sequence ATGAAGCCTTTATCATTATTTCGTAAGAGTAAACCTTTAAAAGCAGTTACCATCTTTTTTCTTGTTAATCGATTTCAGGTTTTTTTCTTGCTTCTTGTATTTCCTGAATATATGGCTTCTCCACATTTAATTTGGTTAATTATTGTCTTGGGGCTCCTTTCTCAAGGCAATTTATTTATTCTTTCCAAGTGGTTGTCTACTACTTATGCGGCAAAAGGGTATTTGGGCTTTGTTGACTTATTTGGGGAGTGGAAACTTCGGCTGTTTACTGCTATTGCCTTGGTTCCTGTGTTAGTCAAGGTTTCTTTCCTTACCATCAATTATGTTGCAGTCACTCGACAATACATTTTCCCATCGATTAGTCCTGTATGGTTAATCGTTGTTTTTCTTTTAATTAGTATGTATGTCGCGATTAAAGGAATGGAGAATACGATTCGGTTTAGTATTATTACTTTTTTTATCGTCATATGGATGATTTTAATGTTTCTACCTTTTTTCTTCCCGCCAAACGCCGCATGGTTTAACTTATTGCCGTTAACTTCAACTTTGTCTCATCAATCGTGGAAAGGAATAATGTTTATCTGGGCATCTTTATCAGGTCCTGAATATTTAATTTGCCTGGTTCCTTGGCTGAAACAAGACAAGAAGGTAGGAAGATATTTGACCTGGGCAAATATCTTAACCATTGGAGAATTGTTAATCGTATTGATTACTTCTCTTCTTTTCTTTGGTCAAAACTACTTAAAGTTAATAAAGTTGCCGTATATAGAAATGACCCGTTATCTGCAAAGTCCTGTTTTTGAAAGAATTGACATGGTGGTCATTTCCTTTTACTTGTTCCACTTTGTGTTTATGATTGCCATATTACTATTATTTTTTTACGGAGGAGTACGAATTATTTTTAATAAAACAAACACTAAAACTACCCGAAAAGGGTTTTTCTTAAGTACTTTACTTATTGCTGCCTTAATCCTTTTCTTATATCAAATTTTATGGACATATGAAAATCAATTTAAAGTGTTCATGAATATTGATATTTGGGTGAGTGGATTTACGTACTTATTTATCCCATCCTTTTTGGTTATTTACAGCAAAATAAAAGGGGGCAGCAGGAGATGA
- a CDS encoding Ger(x)C family spore germination protein produces MNRRAKKMTIIATFCCLILTTSCNLLPENNAIEEIAPVIFWYVKKGDKKQLKISTAVPPVLKEKKQLFSLEVNLLKQGSKDFNLIYYREMKVGQLRMIFIDEEIAKSGVLQLVNSLLIDPDTSQRLFIVIVKGDFESYVKKQIKEKENTEYYLYRMLKHYEDQNQGELTPVNLHDFKKMLYTPLSDPYIPVFKADQNNFKYEGTAIFKKDKLVKVFTNMDDQVFQLIGTDNYLKYLVIPKLSVVLGRVQTTVHFTLNADHSKLFVNVKMMGRIEDFKSHNNGLNDEEIQKLKYSIEDHMEKNTKKMFKTLQQEHSDPFQIGTKTLTPFGKSLTDKEWYEKWRKMDVTVNYELQMGPLQKDPK; encoded by the coding sequence ATGAACAGAAGGGCAAAAAAGATGACCATAATTGCGACGTTTTGCTGCTTAATTCTAACCACTTCTTGCAATTTACTACCTGAAAATAATGCAATCGAAGAAATCGCGCCCGTTATTTTTTGGTACGTAAAAAAAGGCGATAAAAAACAATTAAAGATTAGTACAGCGGTACCGCCAGTACTTAAGGAGAAGAAGCAATTATTCTCACTTGAAGTAAATCTTTTAAAACAAGGTTCAAAGGATTTTAACTTAATTTATTATCGAGAAATGAAAGTCGGACAGCTCCGGATGATCTTTATTGATGAGGAAATAGCGAAAAGTGGAGTCTTGCAACTAGTTAACAGTTTATTGATTGATCCAGATACTTCTCAGCGATTGTTTATTGTAATCGTAAAAGGGGATTTTGAATCCTATGTGAAAAAACAAATTAAGGAGAAAGAGAATACTGAATATTATCTTTACCGAATGCTTAAACATTATGAAGATCAAAATCAAGGAGAATTGACTCCAGTTAATTTGCATGATTTTAAGAAAATGCTTTATACCCCATTATCAGACCCGTATATACCTGTTTTCAAAGCGGATCAAAATAATTTCAAGTATGAAGGAACCGCAATCTTTAAAAAAGATAAATTAGTAAAAGTATTTACTAATATGGATGATCAAGTGTTTCAATTAATAGGTACCGATAACTATCTGAAATATTTAGTTATTCCTAAACTTTCTGTCGTATTAGGTCGTGTTCAAACCACTGTCCATTTTACGTTGAATGCTGACCATTCAAAGTTGTTCGTTAACGTAAAAATGATGGGTAGGATTGAGGATTTTAAATCTCATAACAACGGATTGAACGATGAAGAGATACAAAAGTTGAAGTATTCGATAGAAGACCATATGGAAAAAAACACTAAAAAAATGTTTAAGACTCTACAACAAGAGCATTCTGATCCTTTTCAGATAGGGACTAAAACACTGACTCCATTTGGGAAATCTTTAACCGATAAAGAATGGTACGAAAAATGGAGAAAGATGGATGTAACGGTGAACTATGAGCTTCAAATGGGACCTTTGCAAAAAGATCCAAAATAG
- a CDS encoding nucleoside transporter C-terminal domain-containing protein, with protein MYFLLNMLGVFVVMSIIYLCSPDKKNLKWKAIITLLVCELLITWFMLSTTIGSWVIKQIASFFTWLISCANEGISFVFPSVMANEQVDFFFNALMPIIFIITFFDILSYFGIMTWIIDKVGWFISKISGLPKLESFFSIQMMFLGNTEALAVLRQQLTAIGNQRLLTFGIMSMSSISGSIIGAYLSMVPAAYVFAAIPLNCLNALLIASMLNPVTVSKEEDIVYVPTKEERKDFFSTISDSMLVGVKMVIVIMAMVIGYVALTAGVNGILGFFIDGLTIQKIFSIIFSPFAFLLGLTGSDAMYVAQLMGIKLATNEFVALLDLKNQIHTLPPHTVAVAVTFLTSFANFSTVGMIYGTFNSILDEEKSKIIGKNVWKLLLSGMAVSLLSAMIVGLFVW; from the coding sequence ATGTATTTCTTATTAAATATGCTAGGTGTATTCGTTGTAATGAGCATTATTTACCTTTGTTCACCTGATAAAAAGAACCTCAAATGGAAAGCGATTATAACGTTACTGGTTTGTGAATTGTTGATCACTTGGTTTATGTTATCCACCACCATTGGCTCATGGGTTATTAAACAAATTGCCTCTTTCTTTACTTGGTTGATTTCATGTGCGAATGAAGGGATTTCGTTTGTCTTTCCCTCTGTTATGGCAAATGAACAGGTTGATTTCTTTTTCAACGCGCTAATGCCAATTATCTTTATTATTACTTTCTTTGATATTTTATCGTACTTCGGAATTATGACATGGATTATTGATAAAGTCGGGTGGTTCATTTCCAAGATATCTGGACTTCCTAAGCTTGAAAGCTTCTTCTCAATCCAAATGATGTTTCTTGGAAACACCGAAGCGCTCGCTGTTCTCCGTCAACAATTAACTGCTATCGGTAATCAGCGCTTACTGACATTCGGAATCATGAGTATGAGCAGTATCAGTGGATCAATTATTGGGGCTTACCTATCAATGGTGCCAGCTGCCTATGTCTTTGCTGCTATTCCATTAAACTGTTTAAATGCACTGCTTATTGCCAGCATGCTAAACCCTGTCACTGTTAGTAAAGAAGAAGACATTGTCTATGTTCCTACTAAAGAAGAACGAAAAGATTTCTTTTCTACCATTTCGGACAGTATGCTCGTCGGAGTGAAGATGGTTATTGTTATTATGGCTATGGTTATTGGTTATGTAGCATTAACCGCCGGTGTTAACGGGATATTAGGTTTCTTCATAGATGGATTAACCATCCAAAAGATTTTCTCTATCATTTTCAGTCCTTTTGCTTTCTTACTTGGATTAACTGGCAGTGACGCCATGTATGTCGCACAGTTAATGGGAATTAAACTAGCTACTAATGAATTTGTCGCTTTACTAGATTTAAAGAATCAGATTCATACACTGCCTCCTCATACCGTTGCAGTCGCAGTGACATTCCTCACTTCATTCGCTAACTTCAGTACAGTTGGTATGATTTATGGCACATTTAATTCCATCCTTGATGAAGAAAAATCAAAAATTATTGGGAAAAACGTATGGAAATTACTTCTTAGCGGCATGGCCGTCTCTCTCTTAAGTGCTATGATTGTTGGGTTATTCGTTTGGTAA
- the araA gene encoding L-arabinose isomerase, with the protein MLKIDKKEFWFVVGSQSLYGEEALKEVERHAIDMTEQLNQSGKLAYPIRFKSLATSADEITKIMKEVNFRDEAAGIITWMHTFSPAKMWITGTKLLQKPLLHLATQYNQEVPWSTIDMDFMNLNQSAHGDREYGFINARLKKNNKTVVGYWKNDNIQKEINDWMNVAIGYDYSTQLKVARFGDNMRHVAVTEGDKVEAHIQFGWTVDYYGIGDLVAVMNEVTDEEINQTYQDYENHYDFEIGNNDPEYFEEHVKEQAKIEIGLRRFLENGGYTAFTTNFEDLHGMKQLPGLAVQRLNAEGYGFAGEGDWKTAALDRLMKVMANNIQTGFMEDYTYDLSTGKERIIGSHMLEVDPTLSASKPKVVVQPLGIGNKEDPARLIFDGAGGDGIVVSMLDLGTNYRLIVNAISAVEPENETPHLPVAKVIWEPKPNFKDGIKSWIEAGGGHHTVLSLTLTVEQISDWAKMADLETVVIQ; encoded by the coding sequence ATGTTAAAAATTGATAAAAAAGAATTTTGGTTTGTTGTAGGTAGTCAAAGCCTTTATGGTGAAGAAGCATTAAAAGAAGTTGAAAGACACGCTATAGATATGACGGAACAGCTCAATCAATCCGGCAAACTTGCCTATCCAATTCGGTTCAAATCATTAGCGACCTCAGCAGATGAAATCACGAAAATTATGAAAGAAGTAAATTTCCGTGATGAAGCAGCCGGCATAATTACATGGATGCATACATTTTCTCCTGCTAAAATGTGGATTACCGGTACTAAATTGCTGCAAAAGCCGTTACTTCATTTAGCCACACAATATAACCAAGAAGTACCTTGGTCCACAATTGATATGGACTTTATGAATTTAAATCAAAGTGCGCATGGAGATCGTGAATACGGATTTATCAACGCTCGTCTAAAGAAAAATAATAAAACCGTTGTCGGCTACTGGAAAAATGATAATATCCAAAAAGAAATTAATGACTGGATGAATGTTGCTATTGGCTATGACTACTCTACACAGCTTAAGGTAGCTCGTTTTGGCGATAATATGAGACATGTTGCGGTGACTGAAGGTGACAAAGTTGAAGCACATATTCAATTTGGCTGGACAGTTGATTATTATGGTATCGGTGATTTAGTCGCTGTCATGAATGAAGTAACAGACGAAGAAATCAATCAAACTTATCAAGACTATGAAAATCATTATGATTTTGAAATTGGCAATAATGATCCAGAATATTTCGAAGAACATGTGAAAGAACAAGCCAAAATCGAGATAGGCCTTCGTCGTTTTCTTGAAAATGGCGGCTACACAGCTTTCACAACCAACTTTGAAGACCTCCACGGTATGAAGCAATTGCCAGGCTTGGCCGTTCAACGATTAAATGCAGAAGGATACGGCTTTGCTGGTGAAGGCGACTGGAAAACAGCTGCACTGGACCGTCTGATGAAAGTCATGGCTAACAATATCCAAACTGGTTTTATGGAAGATTACACATATGATTTGAGTACAGGCAAAGAACGCATTATTGGCTCACATATGCTGGAAGTAGATCCTACTCTATCGGCAAGCAAACCAAAAGTGGTCGTTCAACCGCTCGGCATTGGGAATAAGGAAGATCCAGCCCGTTTAATTTTCGATGGTGCTGGAGGAGACGGCATCGTTGTATCTATGCTGGATTTAGGAACCAATTATCGACTGATCGTAAATGCAATTAGTGCAGTCGAACCAGAAAATGAAACACCGCATTTACCAGTTGCTAAAGTGATTTGGGAACCAAAGCCAAACTTTAAAGATGGAATCAAAAGCTGGATTGAAGCGGGCGGCGGTCACCATACTGTCCTCTCTCTCACTCTTACAGTCGAACAAATCTCAGATTGGGCAAAAATGGCCGATCTTGAAACCGTAGTTATTCAATAA
- a CDS encoding L-ribulose-5-phosphate 4-epimerase: MLEKLKLQVYQANMLLPEYQLVTFTWGNVSAIDRESGFVVIKPSGIEYNKLQAEDMVVVDLDGHLIEGKYNPSSDTATHLRLYQEFKDIGGIVHTHSPWAVSFAQAGVGIPAAGTTQADYFYGDIPVTRAMTKSEIEREYEKQTGDVIVETFNMNGLDPNRVPGVLVNDHGPFTWGTDAKNAVHNAVVLEEVAKMTYHSLQLNPHCIRMDQTLLDKHFNRKHGKNAYYGQKKSMMDGVSGNVKN; this comes from the coding sequence ATGCTAGAAAAGCTAAAACTACAAGTCTATCAAGCAAACATGCTATTACCTGAATATCAGCTCGTTACGTTTACATGGGGAAACGTAAGTGCCATTGACCGAGAGAGCGGGTTTGTTGTCATTAAACCAAGTGGTATTGAGTACAACAAATTACAAGCTGAAGATATGGTAGTTGTGGATCTTGACGGTCATCTAATTGAAGGGAAATACAATCCTTCGAGCGATACAGCTACACACCTTAGACTTTACCAAGAGTTCAAGGATATCGGTGGAATTGTACATACCCATTCTCCTTGGGCTGTCTCCTTTGCTCAGGCAGGTGTAGGTATTCCAGCTGCTGGTACTACTCAAGCCGATTACTTTTATGGAGATATTCCCGTAACAAGGGCTATGACAAAATCAGAAATTGAACGAGAGTATGAAAAACAAACCGGTGATGTGATTGTTGAAACATTTAACATGAATGGATTGGATCCTAATCGTGTTCCAGGCGTACTTGTGAATGATCATGGCCCCTTCACATGGGGAACAGATGCAAAAAATGCTGTACATAATGCTGTCGTACTAGAGGAAGTCGCGAAGATGACGTATCATTCCTTGCAGTTAAATCCACATTGCATTCGGATGGACCAGACTCTCTTAGACAAGCATTTTAATCGAAAACATGGAAAAAATGCCTATTATGGTCAGAAAAAATCAATGATGGACGGAGTGAGCGGAAATGTTAAAAATTGA
- a CDS encoding ribulokinase, whose product MTSTYSIGVDFGSLSARSVIVDLKTGNIIASSVKDYPDAVITNNLPNTTIPLGKDWALQNPRDYVTCLISSVKEAISSSKLAKEEIISIGVDFTACTVLPVKKDGTPLCELPAFRNRPHAWVKLWKHHAAQYAADKLNKIAEERKEPFLARYGGKISSEWLFPKLMQILDEDPEIYQEMDGFIEATDWITWQMTGKETRNSCTAGYKAMWSEDTGYPDSAFFKALDPRLEHVVSEKLGTDLLAVGSKAGELTAEMAQQMGLLPGIAVCVGNVDAHVSVAPTGVINSGTMLNIMGTSTCDITLSDKEVFVPGMCGVVKNGAVPGYYAYESGQNAVGDIFAWFVDTQVPASYFEEAKQKNINIHQLLEEKANQLAIGESGLLALDWWNGNRSVLVDTDLTGLILGMTLGTKPEEIYRALIEATAFGKRLVIDTFKKAGVDINQLMVCGGLPHKNQMLNQIYADITQKEISIAEHLQAPAIGAAMFAAVAAGKEAGGFTTIEEAAANIAHIQDKKVIPIPENMERYELIYQEYVKLHDYFGRGENDVMKRLKNLKATSRKEGVNVC is encoded by the coding sequence ATGACTAGTACCTATTCAATAGGAGTAGATTTCGGTTCATTGTCAGCTAGATCTGTCATTGTGGATCTTAAAACAGGAAATATCATTGCCTCATCGGTAAAAGATTATCCAGATGCTGTCATCACTAACAACCTGCCTAATACAACGATCCCATTAGGAAAAGATTGGGCCCTGCAGAACCCAAGAGATTATGTTACATGCTTAATTTCCTCTGTCAAGGAAGCGATTTCATCTAGCAAACTAGCAAAAGAAGAGATCATATCAATCGGGGTTGATTTTACTGCGTGTACGGTATTACCAGTAAAAAAGGACGGAACTCCGCTATGTGAGCTGCCAGCGTTTCGTAATCGTCCTCATGCCTGGGTCAAACTTTGGAAGCACCATGCTGCTCAGTATGCAGCTGATAAATTAAATAAGATAGCCGAAGAACGGAAAGAACCATTTTTAGCTCGTTATGGCGGGAAGATATCATCTGAATGGCTTTTTCCAAAATTGATGCAAATACTCGATGAAGACCCTGAGATTTATCAGGAAATGGATGGGTTTATTGAAGCAACTGATTGGATTACATGGCAAATGACCGGGAAAGAAACCCGTAATTCGTGTACAGCAGGATATAAAGCCATGTGGAGCGAAGACACCGGCTATCCAGATTCAGCTTTTTTCAAAGCTTTGGATCCTCGACTAGAGCATGTCGTTTCTGAAAAACTTGGTACAGACTTACTCGCAGTAGGTTCTAAAGCAGGAGAATTAACAGCTGAAATGGCTCAACAAATGGGACTATTACCCGGTATTGCTGTCTGCGTAGGGAATGTTGATGCACATGTTTCAGTAGCTCCGACTGGCGTTATAAACAGCGGAACCATGCTGAATATTATGGGCACCTCAACCTGTGATATCACCCTTTCTGATAAAGAAGTCTTTGTCCCAGGAATGTGTGGAGTAGTGAAAAACGGTGCAGTACCAGGCTACTATGCGTACGAATCCGGCCAAAATGCTGTAGGCGATATCTTTGCTTGGTTTGTTGATACCCAAGTTCCTGCTTCTTATTTTGAAGAAGCGAAGCAAAAAAACATCAATATTCATCAGTTGTTAGAGGAAAAAGCAAACCAGTTAGCAATCGGTGAAAGCGGCCTGCTTGCACTCGATTGGTGGAACGGAAATCGCTCTGTACTTGTTGATACCGATTTAACAGGTCTGATTCTCGGGATGACACTTGGTACAAAACCAGAAGAAATCTATCGTGCTTTAATTGAAGCGACTGCCTTTGGGAAACGATTGGTGATCGATACCTTTAAAAAAGCTGGCGTGGACATCAATCAGTTAATGGTTTGCGGAGGGTTACCTCATAAAAATCAAATGCTTAATCAAATATATGCTGACATTACACAAAAAGAAATCTCAATAGCGGAACATCTTCAAGCTCCCGCTATCGGAGCAGCTATGTTTGCTGCTGTCGCTGCTGGAAAAGAAGCTGGCGGTTTTACGACGATCGAAGAAGCTGCTGCAAATATTGCACATATACAGGATAAAAAGGTAATCCCGATTCCAGAAAATATGGAGAGATATGAACTCATTTATCAGGAGTATGTGAAGCTCCACGATTATTTTGGCCGTGGAGAGAATGATGTTATGAAAAGGTTGAAAAACCTGAAAGCAACAAGCAGGAAAGAAGGCGTAAATGTATGCTAG